The following coding sequences are from one Triticum aestivum cultivar Chinese Spring chromosome 5A, IWGSC CS RefSeq v2.1, whole genome shotgun sequence window:
- the LOC123105097 gene encoding mitotic checkpoint protein BUB3.3 — protein MARRGLAAGAGAVSRVRFAPSSNNLIVSSWDSGMRLYDADKSILRLEANSEAALLDCCFKDESAAFAGGSDGSVIRYDLNSGAQDTVGLHDDVVVSTEFSQITGQLVTSSLDKKLLFWDTHTRSVNPNHTFMLDSVVVSLSVCGMYILVTVESDVYWYDMRNLTGPIKAKDSPLKHHIRCLCASAEWNGYAAGYMDGTVALKYFDHKVDNDMGYTFRCHPRSKDGTSSLVPVNSIAVHPSKQTFVTGDNEGYAIAWDAFKKKKLLEFPSFSGSVASMAYNHSGQLLAVASNYTHQGADRVLEVEGHQIFIETMRDSKRKKSP, from the exons ATGGCGAGGCGAGGGCTGGCGGCTGGCGCCGGCGCCGTCTCCAGGGTTCGATTCGCGCCGTCCTCTAACAACCTCATAGTCTCCTCCTGGGACTCG GGGATGCGGCTGTACGATGCAGACAAATCCATTCTCCGGCTGGAGGCGAATTCTGAGGCAGCACTTCTGGACTGCTGTTTCAAAGATGAGTCTGCGGCCTTCGCAGGCGGTTCGGATGGATCTGTAATAAG GTATGACTTGAATTCAGGGGCTCAAGATACAGTGGGTCTGCATGACGATGTGGTTGTCAGCACTGAGTTCTCCCAGATTACTG GTCAACTGGTAACTTCTAGCCTTGACAAGAAGTTACTTTTCTGGGATACACACACAAGAAGTGTAAACCCTAACCACACTTTCATGTTAGATTCAGTGGTGGTATCACTTTCAGTCTGTGGCATGTATATATTAGTCACAGTTGAGAGTGATGTTTACTGGTATGACATGAGGAATTTAACAGGGCCGATTAAGGCAAAAGATTCCCCCTTGAAGCATCATATACGGTGTCTTTGTGCTTCTGCAGAGTGGAATG GTTACGCGGCTGGATATATGGATGGAACTGTTGCGTTGAAGTATTTTGACCATAAAGTAGACAATGACATGGG ATATACATTTCGATGTCATCCAAGATCAAAAGATGGAACATCCAGTTTAGTTCCCGTAAATAGTATAGCAGTTCATCCATC CAAGCAAACTTTTGTTACTGGAGATAATGAAGGATATGCCATTGCCTGGGATGCTTTTAAAAAAAAGAAGCTGCTTGAG TTTCCTAGCTTTTCGGGCAGTGTGGCGTCGATGGCGTATAACCATAGTGGCCAACTCTTGGCTGTTGCTTCAAACTATACTCATCAAGGAGCAGACAGAGT GTTGGAGGTGGAGGGGCACCAGATATTTATCGAAACGATGCGGGATTCCAAAAGGAAAAAGTCTCCCTGA
- the LOC123105095 gene encoding uncharacterized protein isoform X3: MAETLVGLRLAASAVPHPRGNRRPCAAVPAHHRLPQLRRGRLCARAAVTGAPEVDEDEAMSIDNLCSFFDLNVGKWNGVFYQFDAHGRVQQEISTRLSASTYGEGDLISLMQSLYIKQASSGITFADEEDPEPEWAEYKIKETNMFTVDKYQQIGFFPDQKAFALRYQTAGMLETVLRAGVLGDDDTGEESPKNLKLPSRKPSIVCENCIYSLDGNGRVRAFHIMDPKGVLDTLIVFHENQGTVLPLADSSSNDPEIPSNDRINALLGRWEGHSVTKRSGVYGATLDEADTVVLLEMDNNGQLIQDNISTKTGTSTTTTIHWTGVANNNLLQFDGGYEITLLPGGMYMGYPSDISKCIEQLDPFNLEFCWMESPGKRQRLVRTFDSAGLAVSSTYFIETKV, from the exons ATGGCGGAAACCCTCGTGGGCCTCCGTCTGGCCGCCTCCGCGGTTCCGCATCCACGGGGCAACCGACGCCCCTGCGCCGCCGTGCCGGCCCACCACCGCCTCCCCCAGCTCCGGCGCGGCCGGCTCTGCGCCCGGGCGGCGGTCACGGGCGCGCCGGAGGTGGACGAGGACGAGGCCATGAGCATCGACAACCTCTGCAGCTTCTTCGACCTCAACGTCGGCAAGTGGAACGGCGTCTTCTAC CAATTCGATGCGCACGGGAGGGTGCAGCAGGAGATCAGCACGCGCCTGTCCGCCAGCACCTACGGAGAGGGCGACCTCATCAGCCTCATGCAATC GCTGTATATCAAGCAGGCATCGTCCGGGATAACATTTGCAGACGAGGAGGATCCTGAACCGGAGTGGGCGGAGTACAAAATCAAAGAGACCAACATGTTCACTGTAGACAAATATCAGCAG ATTGGGTTCTTCCCTGACCAGAAGGCATTTGCGTTGAGATATCAGACCGCTGGAATGCTGGAGACTGTCCTTCGAGCCGGTGTGCTCGGAGATGATGATACTGGTGAAGAGTCCCCCAA AAACTTGAAGCTTCCTTCTCGTAAACCATCTATTGTCTGTGAGAATTGTATTTACTCTCTTGATGGCAATGGCCGGGTAAGAGCTTTCCACATAATGGACCCTAAGGGGGTGCTCGATACACTTATTGTTTTTCATGAAAATCAAGGCACCGTATTACCACTCGCCGACTCTTCAAGTAATGATCCTGAG ATTCCCAGCAACGATAGGATAAATGCCCTGCTTGGAAGGTGGGAGGGCCATTCTGTGACAAAGAGGAGTGGGGTGTATGGAGCAACACTCGATGAGGCTGATACGGTTGTCCTTCTTGAAATGGACAACAATGGTCAGCTGATTCAG GATAATATATCAACGAAAACCGGAACTAGCACGACAACAACGATCCACTGGACAGGAGTAGCGAATAACAACTTGCTTCAGTTTGATGGAGGATATGAGATTACTTTGCTACCTGGAGGGATGTACATGGGATATCCATCAGACATCAGCAAGTGCATTGAGCAGTTAGATCCTTTTAATTTGGAGTTTTGTTGGATGGAATCGCCAGGAAAGAGGCAGCGGCTCGTGCGGACCTTCGACTCGGCTGGTCTGGCTGTGTCGTCGACCTACTTCATAGAGACCAAAGTATGA
- the LOC123105095 gene encoding uncharacterized protein isoform X1 → MAETLVGLRLAASAVPHPRGNRRPCAAVPAHHRLPQLRRGRLCARAAVTGAPEVDEDEAMSIDNLCSFFDLNVGKWNGVFYVPIRCAREGAAGDQHAPVRQHLRRGRPHQPHAIVMLRCYYVHLSASSVKLYIKQASSGITFADEEDPEPEWAEYKIKETNMFTVDKYQQIGFFPDQKAFALRYQTAGMLETVLRAGVLGDDDTGEESPKNLKLPSRKPSIVCENCIYSLDGNGRVRAFHIMDPKGVLDTLIVFHENQGTVLPLADSSSNDPEIPSNDRINALLGRWEGHSVTKRSGVYGATLDEADTVVLLEMDNNGQLIQDNISTKTGTSTTTTIHWTGVANNNLLQFDGGYEITLLPGGMYMGYPSDISKCIEQLDPFNLEFCWMESPGKRQRLVRTFDSAGLAVSSTYFIETKV, encoded by the exons ATGGCGGAAACCCTCGTGGGCCTCCGTCTGGCCGCCTCCGCGGTTCCGCATCCACGGGGCAACCGACGCCCCTGCGCCGCCGTGCCGGCCCACCACCGCCTCCCCCAGCTCCGGCGCGGCCGGCTCTGCGCCCGGGCGGCGGTCACGGGCGCGCCGGAGGTGGACGAGGACGAGGCCATGAGCATCGACAACCTCTGCAGCTTCTTCGACCTCAACGTCGGCAAGTGGAACGGCGTCTTCTACGTAC CAATTCGATGCGCACGGGAGGGTGCAGCAGGAGATCAGCACGCGCCTGTCCGCCAGCACCTACGGAGAGGGCGACCTCATCAGCCTCATGCAATCGTAATGCTTCGGTGTTACTATGTTCACTTGTCTGCATCTTCAGTCAA GCTGTATATCAAGCAGGCATCGTCCGGGATAACATTTGCAGACGAGGAGGATCCTGAACCGGAGTGGGCGGAGTACAAAATCAAAGAGACCAACATGTTCACTGTAGACAAATATCAGCAG ATTGGGTTCTTCCCTGACCAGAAGGCATTTGCGTTGAGATATCAGACCGCTGGAATGCTGGAGACTGTCCTTCGAGCCGGTGTGCTCGGAGATGATGATACTGGTGAAGAGTCCCCCAA AAACTTGAAGCTTCCTTCTCGTAAACCATCTATTGTCTGTGAGAATTGTATTTACTCTCTTGATGGCAATGGCCGGGTAAGAGCTTTCCACATAATGGACCCTAAGGGGGTGCTCGATACACTTATTGTTTTTCATGAAAATCAAGGCACCGTATTACCACTCGCCGACTCTTCAAGTAATGATCCTGAG ATTCCCAGCAACGATAGGATAAATGCCCTGCTTGGAAGGTGGGAGGGCCATTCTGTGACAAAGAGGAGTGGGGTGTATGGAGCAACACTCGATGAGGCTGATACGGTTGTCCTTCTTGAAATGGACAACAATGGTCAGCTGATTCAG GATAATATATCAACGAAAACCGGAACTAGCACGACAACAACGATCCACTGGACAGGAGTAGCGAATAACAACTTGCTTCAGTTTGATGGAGGATATGAGATTACTTTGCTACCTGGAGGGATGTACATGGGATATCCATCAGACATCAGCAAGTGCATTGAGCAGTTAGATCCTTTTAATTTGGAGTTTTGTTGGATGGAATCGCCAGGAAAGAGGCAGCGGCTCGTGCGGACCTTCGACTCGGCTGGTCTGGCTGTGTCGTCGACCTACTTCATAGAGACCAAAGTATGA
- the LOC123105095 gene encoding uncharacterized protein isoform X2, whose protein sequence is MAETLVGLRLAASAVPHPRGNRRPCAAVPAHHRLPQLRRGRLCARAAVTGAPEVDEDEAMSIDNLCSFFDLNVGKWNGVFYVRTRRPPIVCVQQFDAHGRVQQEISTRLSASTYGEGDLISLMQSLYIKQASSGITFADEEDPEPEWAEYKIKETNMFTVDKYQQIGFFPDQKAFALRYQTAGMLETVLRAGVLGDDDTGEESPKNLKLPSRKPSIVCENCIYSLDGNGRVRAFHIMDPKGVLDTLIVFHENQGTVLPLADSSSNDPEIPSNDRINALLGRWEGHSVTKRSGVYGATLDEADTVVLLEMDNNGQLIQDNISTKTGTSTTTTIHWTGVANNNLLQFDGGYEITLLPGGMYMGYPSDISKCIEQLDPFNLEFCWMESPGKRQRLVRTFDSAGLAVSSTYFIETKV, encoded by the exons ATGGCGGAAACCCTCGTGGGCCTCCGTCTGGCCGCCTCCGCGGTTCCGCATCCACGGGGCAACCGACGCCCCTGCGCCGCCGTGCCGGCCCACCACCGCCTCCCCCAGCTCCGGCGCGGCCGGCTCTGCGCCCGGGCGGCGGTCACGGGCGCGCCGGAGGTGGACGAGGACGAGGCCATGAGCATCGACAACCTCTGCAGCTTCTTCGACCTCAACGTCGGCAAGTGGAACGGCGTCTTCTACGTACGTACGCGCCGCCCTCC CATTGTCTGTGTGCAGCAATTCGATGCGCACGGGAGGGTGCAGCAGGAGATCAGCACGCGCCTGTCCGCCAGCACCTACGGAGAGGGCGACCTCATCAGCCTCATGCAATC GCTGTATATCAAGCAGGCATCGTCCGGGATAACATTTGCAGACGAGGAGGATCCTGAACCGGAGTGGGCGGAGTACAAAATCAAAGAGACCAACATGTTCACTGTAGACAAATATCAGCAG ATTGGGTTCTTCCCTGACCAGAAGGCATTTGCGTTGAGATATCAGACCGCTGGAATGCTGGAGACTGTCCTTCGAGCCGGTGTGCTCGGAGATGATGATACTGGTGAAGAGTCCCCCAA AAACTTGAAGCTTCCTTCTCGTAAACCATCTATTGTCTGTGAGAATTGTATTTACTCTCTTGATGGCAATGGCCGGGTAAGAGCTTTCCACATAATGGACCCTAAGGGGGTGCTCGATACACTTATTGTTTTTCATGAAAATCAAGGCACCGTATTACCACTCGCCGACTCTTCAAGTAATGATCCTGAG ATTCCCAGCAACGATAGGATAAATGCCCTGCTTGGAAGGTGGGAGGGCCATTCTGTGACAAAGAGGAGTGGGGTGTATGGAGCAACACTCGATGAGGCTGATACGGTTGTCCTTCTTGAAATGGACAACAATGGTCAGCTGATTCAG GATAATATATCAACGAAAACCGGAACTAGCACGACAACAACGATCCACTGGACAGGAGTAGCGAATAACAACTTGCTTCAGTTTGATGGAGGATATGAGATTACTTTGCTACCTGGAGGGATGTACATGGGATATCCATCAGACATCAGCAAGTGCATTGAGCAGTTAGATCCTTTTAATTTGGAGTTTTGTTGGATGGAATCGCCAGGAAAGAGGCAGCGGCTCGTGCGGACCTTCGACTCGGCTGGTCTGGCTGTGTCGTCGACCTACTTCATAGAGACCAAAGTATGA